From the genome of Pseudomonas sp. gcc21, one region includes:
- the hexR gene encoding transcriptional regulator HexR yields the protein MNLLQHIAASRQLLRKSELKVADHVLAHAAQVMHSSMADLAREVGVSEPTIVRFCRAIGCTGFQDLKLRLAQSLAAGASFGQFSINEDDSVDQLSHKIFDTTLATLMEVRERLDTAATERAIEAMAHARRVEFYGFGASGAVASDAQHKFFRLQVSTAAYSDPHMQAMSAVTLGPEDVAVAISQTGRTKDLLHSAALVTESGATLISLCPSNTPLAELGKIHIPIDVTEDTEIYTPLSSRIAHLVVIDVLAMGMAMRRGPELVHHLKSVKRSLRGLRLSNKAGQRTIDNQD from the coding sequence GTGAATTTGCTCCAGCACATCGCCGCCAGCCGTCAGCTGCTTCGCAAGTCAGAACTCAAGGTCGCAGACCACGTTCTTGCCCATGCGGCGCAGGTAATGCATTCGTCCATGGCCGACCTGGCCCGGGAGGTCGGCGTCAGCGAGCCAACCATCGTGCGCTTCTGCCGGGCCATCGGCTGTACCGGATTCCAGGACCTCAAGCTCAGACTAGCGCAAAGCCTGGCGGCCGGAGCCAGTTTCGGTCAGTTCTCGATAAACGAGGATGACAGCGTCGATCAACTGTCGCACAAGATCTTTGATACGACGCTGGCGACGCTGATGGAAGTGCGCGAACGGCTCGACACCGCAGCTACCGAACGGGCCATCGAGGCGATGGCGCATGCACGGCGGGTGGAGTTTTACGGTTTCGGTGCCTCCGGTGCCGTGGCCAGCGACGCACAGCACAAGTTTTTCCGTTTGCAGGTCTCCACAGCGGCCTATTCGGACCCGCACATGCAAGCAATGTCAGCCGTCACCCTTGGGCCCGAAGACGTTGCGGTCGCCATCTCCCAGACCGGACGCACCAAGGACCTGCTGCACTCAGCGGCGCTGGTCACCGAAAGCGGTGCAACGCTGATCAGCCTGTGTCCGAGCAATACGCCATTGGCTGAACTGGGCAAGATTCACATCCCCATCGATGTGACGGAAGATACCGAGATCTATACGCCGCTGTCTTCGCGCATCGCTCATCTGGTGGTGATCGACGTGCTGGCAATGGGCATGGCGATGCGCCGCGGACCGGAACTGGTGCATCATCTGAAAAGCGTCAAGCGCAGCCTGCGCGGCTTGCGGTTGTCCAACAAGGCCGGGCAACGCACCATCGACAACCAAGACTGA
- a CDS encoding phosphoribosyltransferase — protein sequence MNYRSVSDLSTLTNRFASKVPTDVDLVVGIPRSGMLVASIVALKLNLPLTDLYSFERNDELKKGHTRTYKHEALRLPQQARKILLVDDSIASGGSMREARDKVSKVFAGEVVTMVAFAQRNNAEAVDIFLETVEQPRVFEWNIMHHALISHSCLDIDGVLCVDPTRSQNDDGENYLGFLEHAQPLFIPSIEVKHLVTSRLEKYRAETEAWLERHGVRYQQLHMLDLPSAAERRRLDMHKQFKADIYRGDPHAVLFIENEERQAWEIMRLTGKPVFCLETNEMYAPGASLSSLKAQTVRKSLSFRDKVMGRIKRFMTRHLQLTP from the coding sequence ATGAATTACCGAAGTGTCAGTGATCTGTCGACACTCACCAACCGATTCGCCAGCAAGGTACCCACTGATGTTGATCTGGTTGTGGGGATTCCTCGAAGCGGAATGCTGGTCGCCAGCATCGTCGCGTTGAAACTCAACCTGCCGTTAACCGATCTGTACTCCTTCGAACGCAACGACGAGTTGAAGAAGGGGCATACCCGCACCTACAAGCATGAGGCGCTGCGTCTGCCGCAGCAGGCCCGTAAAATTCTTCTGGTGGATGACAGTATCGCCTCTGGCGGCTCCATGCGAGAAGCCCGCGACAAGGTAAGCAAGGTGTTTGCCGGCGAGGTGGTAACCATGGTTGCCTTCGCCCAGCGCAACAATGCAGAAGCGGTGGATATCTTCCTCGAAACGGTAGAGCAGCCACGTGTATTTGAATGGAACATCATGCACCATGCGCTGATCAGCCATTCATGCCTGGATATTGATGGCGTGCTGTGCGTCGATCCGACGCGCTCGCAGAACGATGACGGTGAAAATTATCTCGGGTTCCTTGAGCACGCCCAGCCGCTGTTCATTCCCTCGATTGAAGTGAAGCATCTGGTTACCAGTCGTCTTGAAAAGTACCGGGCGGAAACCGAGGCCTGGCTCGAGCGTCATGGGGTCCGTTATCAGCAGTTGCATATGCTGGATCTGCCCAGCGCCGCTGAACGACGGCGCCTGGATATGCACAAGCAGTTCAAGGCTGACATCTACCGTGGCGACCCGCATGCAGTACTGTTTATCGAAAACGAGGAACGCCAGGCGTGGGAGATCATGCGACTTACCGGCAAGCCGGTGTTTTGCCTGGAGACAAACGAGATGTATGCACCAGGTGCCAGCCTATCGAGTCTCAAGGCCCAGACTGTCCGTAAAAGCCTGTCGTTCCGCGACAAGGTCATGGGCAGGATCAAGCGTTTCATGACTCGCCACTTGCAGTTGACGCCCTGA
- a CDS encoding peptidylprolyl isomerase — MPTAMARHILVKTEAQAAELKKRIAAGEAFDVLAKKYSTCPSRKRGGDLGEVRPGQMVRAIDQIIFKKPLKQIHGPVKTQFGYHLVQVFYRD; from the coding sequence ATGCCTACCGCTATGGCCCGCCACATCCTGGTCAAAACAGAAGCTCAGGCCGCTGAACTGAAAAAGCGCATCGCCGCAGGCGAAGCCTTCGATGTCCTGGCGAAAAAATACTCAACCTGCCCGTCACGCAAGCGTGGCGGCGATCTGGGCGAAGTGCGCCCGGGGCAGATGGTGCGGGCGATTGACCAGATCATATTCAAGAAGCCTCTCAAACAGATACACGGCCCGGTGAAGACTCAGTTCGGCTATCACCTGGTTCAGGTGTTCTACCGCGACTGA
- a CDS encoding arabinan endo-1,5-alpha-L-arabinosidase — translation MRIALLISTLLFPFAAFAVNVPTPDPDPQPDPDSPIGGTCDVGVYNPANPPGPLNLTGNLVTHDPTIIEDRGAYYILQTGSEADGLVLPGKRSSNLIHWEGTPGAFQQGNSPSWLRQRVPGVKNLWAPDLSKFNGQFHLYYSVSTFGSNNSCIGHATRSSMSSGSWTDRGPVMCSSNRDNFNAIDPNIVVDDNGTPWMSFGSFWDGIKMVKLNADGSRADNTVHSLASRGGGAIEAPVIVKRCGYYYLFVSFDKCCDGARSTYNIRVGRSTNVRGPYVDKAGRSMMSGGGTPIVSGDRNWKGPGHNSVFFSGNRAYNMYHAYRAFSGEPNLRISELVWDSSGWPVVTGP, via the coding sequence ATGCGCATTGCCCTGCTCATCAGCACCCTGCTGTTTCCGTTTGCGGCTTTCGCCGTTAACGTTCCCACGCCAGACCCGGACCCGCAGCCGGACCCTGATTCACCCATCGGCGGTACCTGCGATGTGGGGGTTTACAACCCAGCCAATCCCCCCGGCCCACTGAACCTGACGGGCAATCTGGTCACCCACGATCCTACTATCATTGAAGACCGGGGCGCTTATTACATCCTGCAGACCGGATCGGAGGCCGACGGGTTGGTGTTGCCGGGTAAACGCTCCAGCAACCTGATCCATTGGGAAGGCACCCCCGGCGCTTTCCAGCAGGGCAACTCTCCCAGTTGGTTACGCCAACGCGTACCCGGCGTTAAAAATCTGTGGGCACCCGATCTGTCCAAATTCAACGGGCAGTTCCACTTGTATTATTCGGTATCCACCTTCGGCAGTAACAACTCCTGCATCGGTCACGCAACGCGCAGCAGCATGAGCTCCGGCAGCTGGACTGACCGTGGCCCGGTAATGTGCAGCTCGAACCGTGACAACTTCAATGCCATCGACCCCAACATTGTCGTAGACGACAACGGCACCCCCTGGATGTCCTTCGGTAGTTTCTGGGACGGCATCAAAATGGTGAAACTGAACGCCGACGGGTCACGAGCGGATAATACCGTTCATTCGCTGGCATCACGGGGCGGCGGCGCAATCGAAGCGCCGGTCATCGTCAAGCGCTGTGGTTACTATTACCTGTTCGTCTCGTTCGACAAATGCTGTGACGGTGCGCGCAGTACCTACAATATCCGCGTAGGGCGCTCGACCAATGTGCGCGGGCCCTATGTCGACAAGGCAGGCAGGAGCATGATGAGCGGCGGGGGTACCCCGATCGTATCCGGCGACCGCAACTGGAAAGGGCCGGGCCACAACTCGGTGTTCTTCAGCGGTAACAGGGCCTACAACATGTATCACGCCTATCGCGCTTTCTCAGGCGAACCGAATCTGAGAATATCCGAGCTGGTCTGGGATAGCAGCGGTTGGCCGGTGGTTACAGGACCATAG
- a CDS encoding S1 RNA-binding domain-containing protein, whose translation MAAIGRFNTLQIVKHTGFGLYLDGGPDGEILLPNRYIPKDEPTEVDDWLNVFIYLDSEDKLIATTETPKAQVGEFASLKVAEINRVGLFLDWGLPKDVLLPHSEEKRPLKEGDYCVVYLYLDRHTRRITATAYLDRYLDKLPVRYQPGDEVELLVVSPTDLGYKAIINHSHWGLIHKNEVFKFLRSGMREKGYIKEIRADGKISLSLQPVGSEAGDQLQQRILAELEAQQGVLALSDKSPPEAISKAFGVSKGSFKKAIGGLMKQGLIAIHPDHIERV comes from the coding sequence ATGGCTGCAATCGGGCGCTTCAACACACTGCAAATCGTCAAACACACCGGTTTCGGCCTCTATCTGGACGGCGGGCCAGACGGCGAAATACTGCTGCCGAACCGCTACATCCCCAAGGATGAGCCGACTGAGGTCGACGACTGGCTCAACGTGTTCATCTATCTGGACAGCGAAGACAAGCTGATTGCCACCACCGAGACGCCAAAGGCGCAGGTTGGCGAATTCGCCAGTCTGAAGGTCGCGGAGATCAACCGGGTCGGGTTGTTCCTCGACTGGGGGCTGCCGAAGGACGTGCTGCTGCCTCACTCCGAAGAAAAGCGCCCGCTGAAGGAAGGCGATTACTGTGTGGTGTATCTGTATCTGGACCGGCATACGCGCCGCATTACCGCTACGGCCTATCTGGACAGGTATCTCGATAAGTTACCGGTGCGCTACCAACCGGGCGACGAGGTGGAGCTGCTGGTCGTGTCGCCAACTGATCTTGGCTACAAGGCGATCATCAACCACTCGCACTGGGGACTCATCCACAAGAACGAGGTGTTCAAGTTCCTGCGCAGCGGCATGCGCGAAAAAGGCTATATCAAGGAAATTCGTGCCGACGGCAAGATCAGTCTGAGCTTGCAGCCCGTTGGCAGCGAGGCAGGTGATCAGCTTCAGCAGCGGATATTGGCAGAACTCGAAGCCCAACAAGGCGTGCTCGCCTTGAGCGACAAGAGCCCGCCGGAGGCTATCAGCAAGGCTTTCGGTGTAAGCAAGGGAAGTTTCAAGAAAGCCATCGGCGGCTTGATGAAGCAGGGCCTGATCGCGATTCACCCGGACCATATCGAACGGGTCTGA
- a CDS encoding ROK family protein, giving the protein MKPGILVIDIGGSGIKAAVVDEQGNLLSERLRVLTPHPCLPSVLIDTVVELVAPCPAYNRISIGFPGAIRNGLILTAANLDSREWIGFDLPDALSRRLGNHPARIINDADLQGFALIQGKGLEMVITLGTGFGSALFRDGQLMPHLELAHHPVSDNLTYDQYLGNAALKKIDVSEWNERLLRVLDVLEVLLHADHIVLTGGNVRLVTVDLPPSVSIAPSDSGISGGAALWRHRT; this is encoded by the coding sequence TTGAAACCTGGCATTCTGGTAATCGACATTGGCGGCAGCGGCATCAAGGCTGCAGTCGTTGATGAGCAAGGTAACCTTTTGAGCGAACGCCTGCGGGTGCTCACACCGCATCCATGCCTACCCTCGGTTCTGATCGATACCGTGGTTGAGCTGGTAGCACCCTGCCCCGCCTACAATCGTATTTCGATCGGCTTTCCCGGCGCGATTCGCAATGGTCTTATTCTCACCGCAGCCAATCTCGATAGCCGTGAATGGATAGGCTTTGACCTGCCTGATGCGCTTTCCCGGCGACTGGGCAACCATCCCGCACGGATCATCAACGATGCCGATCTGCAGGGGTTCGCCCTGATCCAGGGCAAGGGGCTTGAGATGGTGATCACGCTGGGCACTGGTTTTGGCTCCGCGCTGTTCCGCGATGGGCAGTTGATGCCACACCTGGAGCTGGCCCACCACCCTGTGTCCGACAACCTGACCTATGACCAGTATCTGGGAAATGCCGCGTTAAAGAAAATTGACGTTAGTGAGTGGAACGAGCGGTTGTTGCGCGTACTGGACGTGCTTGAGGTGTTGCTGCATGCCGACCATATCGTGCTGACGGGAGGCAACGTGCGCCTGGTGACGGTTGACCTCCCTCCTTCGGTGAGCATTGCACCCAGCGACTCGGGGATCAGCGGCGGCGCCGCCTTGTGGAGGCACCGAACTTAA
- the zwf gene encoding glucose-6-phosphate dehydrogenase — MSAKRGLACDIVVFGGTGDLAMRKLLPSLYYLHRDRHLHAETRIIATARGKHDAQSYRKLVQRHVSQHVAQGDFEQSVWEAFAQRLEFMTLDVSQRTSYSRLGDRLGEHPDRIRVFYLATLPNLFASTAKHLDSAGLVTAEARIVLEKPLGQSLETANQINDQIGSVFDESRVFRIDHYLGKEAVQNLLALRFGNALFEPLWRNAHVDHVQISVLETVGVENRGDYYDKAGAIRDMVQNHLLQLLCLVAMEAPVHFEPESVRNEKLKILEALRPISGMDVQDHTVRGQYSAGVRAGEKLPAYYFEKSVDHDSNTETFVALKAEIDSWRWAGVPFYLRTGKSLAQRKSEIVIQFKAVPHRLFPQRGDFAPGNRLVIRLQPDESISLSLMAKSPGRGMSLQEVELDLNFADAFKRRRWDAYERLLLDVIDGDATLFMRRDEIEAAWRWVDPIIEGWQNSYRSPKRYAAGSWGPEAADSLLERQGHTWLDER; from the coding sequence GTGTCAGCAAAACGCGGCCTGGCCTGCGACATTGTGGTATTTGGTGGCACCGGGGATCTGGCGATGCGCAAGTTGCTGCCTTCCCTGTATTACCTGCATCGAGACAGGCATCTGCATGCCGAGACGCGCATCATCGCGACCGCACGCGGCAAGCACGACGCGCAGAGTTATCGCAAACTGGTGCAGCGCCATGTCAGCCAGCATGTCGCCCAGGGGGATTTTGAGCAGTCAGTGTGGGAGGCGTTCGCGCAACGGCTCGAATTCATGACACTGGACGTCAGTCAGCGGACCTCCTACTCGCGGCTCGGTGACAGGCTGGGCGAGCATCCGGACCGTATCCGCGTGTTCTACCTGGCGACCCTGCCAAACCTGTTTGCTTCGACCGCCAAACACCTTGACTCAGCCGGGCTGGTTACCGCCGAAGCGCGCATCGTGCTGGAAAAACCGCTCGGGCAGAGCCTCGAAACCGCCAATCAGATCAACGACCAGATTGGCTCGGTTTTTGATGAATCGCGCGTATTCCGTATCGATCATTACCTGGGCAAGGAGGCAGTGCAAAACCTGCTGGCATTGCGCTTCGGTAACGCGCTGTTCGAACCCCTCTGGCGCAATGCACATGTCGATCATGTGCAAATCAGCGTGCTGGAAACGGTAGGCGTTGAAAATCGCGGCGACTATTACGACAAGGCGGGCGCAATCCGCGACATGGTGCAGAACCATCTGCTGCAGCTTCTGTGTCTGGTGGCGATGGAAGCGCCGGTGCACTTCGAGCCCGAGTCAGTGCGTAACGAGAAACTGAAGATACTTGAAGCCCTGCGCCCGATCAGTGGCATGGACGTGCAGGACCATACGGTGCGCGGCCAGTACTCGGCAGGGGTGCGGGCGGGCGAGAAGCTGCCGGCCTACTACTTCGAGAAAAGTGTCGACCACGACAGCAACACGGAGACCTTCGTCGCGCTCAAGGCCGAGATAGATAGCTGGCGTTGGGCCGGGGTGCCGTTTTACCTGCGTACCGGCAAATCCCTGGCGCAGCGCAAATCGGAAATCGTCATCCAGTTCAAGGCCGTACCGCACCGGTTGTTTCCGCAGCGTGGCGATTTCGCGCCAGGCAACCGTCTGGTTATACGGCTGCAGCCAGACGAGAGCATCAGCCTGTCATTGATGGCCAAGTCTCCGGGGCGGGGTATGTCGCTACAGGAAGTCGAGCTCGACCTGAACTTCGCTGATGCGTTCAAGCGCCGGCGCTGGGATGCCTATGAACGGCTGCTGCTCGATGTGATCGATGGCGACGCCACCCTGTTCATGCGTCGCGACGAAATCGAGGCCGCATGGCGCTGGGTTGATCCGATCATTGAAGGGTGGCAGAACAGCTACCGCTCGCCCAAACGCTATGCTGCCGGCAGTTGGGGGCCTGAGGCGGCGGACAGCCTGCTCGAGCGCCAGGGACATACCTGGCTCGACGAGCGCTAG
- a CDS encoding GFA family protein, translated as MQLKGSCHCGAVRFTLESAHPYPYQRCYCSICRKTQGGGGYAINLSGDAASMEVSGREHITIYHALMQGEEGSLRASSAERHFCSHCGSGLWLFSPEWPELIHPFASAIDTPLPVPPEHTHMMLGSRAAWVEPDTRPGDKEYREYPEESIAEWHERLGR; from the coding sequence ATGCAACTGAAAGGTTCCTGCCACTGCGGCGCGGTACGCTTCACTCTCGAAAGTGCACATCCCTATCCCTACCAGCGCTGTTACTGCTCGATCTGCCGCAAGACCCAGGGCGGAGGCGGCTATGCCATCAACCTGAGCGGTGATGCGGCGAGCATGGAGGTGAGCGGCCGCGAACATATCACCATCTACCATGCTCTGATGCAGGGAGAGGAGGGCAGCCTCAGGGCCAGCAGTGCCGAGCGGCACTTCTGTAGCCACTGCGGATCGGGCTTATGGTTGTTCAGTCCCGAATGGCCTGAATTGATTCATCCGTTCGCTTCAGCAATCGATACACCATTGCCGGTTCCGCCGGAGCACACCCATATGATGCTGGGCTCCAGGGCGGCCTGGGTGGAGCCAGATACCCGGCCGGGGGATAAGGAGTATCGGGAATACCCCGAGGAGTCGATTGCCGAATGGCATGAGCGCCTGGGCCGGTAG
- a CDS encoding SDR family NAD(P)-dependent oxidoreductase: MGKLNDRIVIITGSDSGMGQAMAVAFAGAGATVAVTYHSDQDGAQKTLQQIEQAGGRGLIQHLNVTDEISVAELFDRVGNELGAPDILVNNAGVGMSSPIDQLSSEDFDKALKTDLYGPFYCAREFVRRRKAVGGGGKILNITSVHDAIPSPGNVAYGAAKGGLLLMTRSLALELAPLGINVNAIAPGLIRTPMTRQRVDDPQKREQEMPNIPFKRAGKPEEVAELALYLLSPAADYITGQDFVIDGGLEMNWGQGA; this comes from the coding sequence ATGGGTAAGCTGAATGACAGGATCGTGATCATCACAGGTTCGGATTCCGGGATGGGGCAGGCGATGGCTGTTGCCTTTGCCGGAGCGGGCGCAACGGTGGCGGTGACCTATCACTCCGATCAGGACGGTGCGCAGAAAACGCTGCAACAGATCGAACAAGCGGGCGGACGCGGTCTGATACAGCATCTGAATGTGACCGATGAAATCAGTGTGGCCGAACTGTTCGATCGGGTCGGCAACGAGCTGGGCGCGCCCGATATTCTCGTCAACAACGCTGGCGTAGGCATGAGCTCGCCGATTGACCAACTAAGCAGTGAAGACTTCGATAAGGCGCTGAAGACTGATCTGTACGGCCCGTTCTATTGCGCTCGGGAGTTTGTCCGGCGGCGCAAGGCGGTCGGTGGCGGCGGCAAGATCCTCAATATCACCTCAGTGCATGATGCCATCCCCAGTCCGGGCAACGTAGCCTACGGTGCGGCCAAGGGCGGTTTGCTACTGATGACTCGCAGCCTTGCGCTGGAGCTGGCTCCACTGGGTATCAACGTCAATGCCATTGCTCCCGGGCTGATCCGGACGCCAATGACCCGGCAGCGGGTAGACGACCCGCAGAAGCGCGAGCAGGAGATGCCGAATATTCCCTTCAAGCGGGCCGGTAAGCCGGAGGAAGTGGCGGAGTTGGCGCTGTATCTGCTGAGCCCTGCAGCGGACTACATCACCGGACAGGATTTTGTAATAGACGGTGGCCTGGAAATGAACTGGGGGCAAGGTGCCTGA
- a CDS encoding transcriptional regulator, whose protein sequence is MQRKSSREYRTNHAARKAARSLGWLSIGLGVAELLMPRALANTVGLPGRAGLLRLYGLREIATGVGLLMADKPAPWVYARIGGDALDLATLGVAAQRGNEPVNTAIALGSVAAITAADLACARGLSKEKQLVTVYDYSDRSGFPEPAEKMRGRAATGGSGMEDVPQHSGREAAEREPAKRP, encoded by the coding sequence ATGCAACGTAAATCGAGTCGGGAATACCGCACCAATCATGCTGCACGCAAGGCAGCACGGAGTCTGGGCTGGCTCAGTATCGGGCTGGGCGTGGCCGAGCTGCTGATGCCCCGCGCGCTGGCGAACACAGTCGGCCTGCCGGGCAGAGCCGGATTATTGCGGCTTTATGGTCTGCGTGAGATTGCCACCGGGGTAGGACTGTTGATGGCGGACAAGCCGGCACCCTGGGTGTACGCACGGATCGGCGGTGATGCACTGGACTTGGCGACGCTCGGGGTTGCCGCCCAGCGGGGTAACGAGCCGGTGAATACTGCCATTGCATTGGGCAGCGTAGCGGCGATTACCGCCGCTGATCTGGCCTGCGCCCGCGGCTTGAGCAAGGAAAAGCAATTGGTCACGGTGTATGACTACAGCGACCGTAGTGGCTTTCCCGAACCCGCCGAGAAAATGCGTGGGCGGGCTGCTACAGGAGGCAGCGGTATGGAGGATGTGCCGCAGCACAGCGGCAGGGAGGCGGCCGAGCGGGAACCCGCCAAGCGGCCCTGA
- a CDS encoding zinc-dependent alcohol dehydrogenase — protein sequence MRALRWHGKKDIRCDNHVPDPSIEDPRDAIVKVSSCAICGSDLHLYDGFMPGMTHGDILGHEFMGEVMEVGSANKKLKVGDRVVVPFTISCGECDQCRRGNYSVCERTNRNAKLADKMFGHTTAGLFGYTQLTGGYDGGQAEFVRVPFADVGPVVVPDGMTDEQALFLGDIFPTGWQAAVQCDIQRTDTVAIWGAGPVGQFTIRSAILLGAEQVVCIDNVPERLSMARAGGAITINFDEESVLDRLNELTKGKGPEKCIDAVGLESHAGRSIDAMYDRVKQAAMMETGRPHVLREMMYVCRPGGTLSIPGVYGGLLDKLPFGAAMNKSLTFRMGQTHVQRWADDLLKRIQDGQIDPSFVITHTARLEDGPDLYKTFRDKHDGCVKVVLKP from the coding sequence ATGAGAGCACTCCGCTGGCATGGCAAGAAAGACATTCGTTGCGATAATCATGTCCCTGACCCCTCCATCGAAGACCCGCGCGACGCGATTGTAAAAGTATCCTCTTGCGCTATTTGCGGGTCGGACCTGCACCTGTACGACGGTTTCATGCCGGGCATGACTCATGGCGACATTCTGGGCCACGAGTTCATGGGCGAAGTGATGGAGGTCGGGTCGGCCAACAAGAAGCTCAAGGTGGGTGACCGGGTCGTCGTGCCCTTCACGATCAGCTGCGGGGAGTGTGACCAGTGCCGGCGCGGCAATTATTCGGTGTGCGAGCGCACTAACCGCAACGCCAAGCTGGCCGACAAGATGTTCGGCCACACCACCGCCGGCCTGTTCGGTTATACCCAGCTCACCGGCGGATACGATGGTGGACAGGCTGAATTCGTACGGGTGCCCTTCGCCGATGTGGGCCCTGTGGTCGTACCCGACGGCATGACGGACGAACAGGCGCTGTTCCTCGGCGACATCTTTCCGACGGGCTGGCAAGCGGCCGTGCAGTGCGATATCCAGCGTACCGACACCGTGGCGATCTGGGGGGCGGGCCCGGTCGGTCAGTTCACCATCCGCAGTGCGATTCTGCTGGGTGCCGAGCAGGTTGTCTGTATCGATAATGTCCCTGAACGGTTGTCAATGGCCCGCGCCGGCGGCGCGATTACCATCAATTTCGACGAAGAAAGTGTGCTCGATCGTCTCAACGAGCTGACCAAGGGCAAGGGCCCTGAGAAGTGTATCGATGCAGTCGGGCTGGAGTCCCATGCAGGCCGATCAATTGATGCCATGTATGACCGCGTTAAACAGGCAGCGATGATGGAAACCGGGCGACCGCATGTTTTACGCGAAATGATGTATGTCTGCCGCCCCGGCGGCACCCTGTCGATCCCCGGTGTGTACGGCGGCCTGCTGGACAAGCTTCCCTTCGGCGCGGCCATGAACAAGTCACTGACCTTCCGCATGGGGCAGACCCATGTGCAGCGCTGGGCCGATGACCTGCTTAAGCGGATTCAGGACGGACAGATTGATCCGTCCTTCGTTATCACCCATACCGCCAGGCTCGAAGATGGCCCGGACCTGTACAAGACCTTCCGCGACAAGCACGACGGCTGCGTCAAAGTTGTGCTGAAGCCTTGA
- a CDS encoding YqaA family protein gives MPKVTSPKAWLDRLNRSRHALWLLFAASMAETLLVPIPIEVILIPWMLCHPDRKWTIAAVALAGNLTAATLGYYFGVFAMDHWGDALISFFGSQEAYDQFQSRFSEEGFVAILTIGVVPVPFQIAMLAAGANGYPIALFLLAAMIGRGVRYFGLALLVAIAGEAAMKLWDRYSKPLGVLLLVLAGVWLWYEITQ, from the coding sequence TTGCCGAAGGTTACCTCTCCGAAGGCCTGGCTGGACCGGCTTAATCGCTCACGTCATGCGCTGTGGCTGTTATTTGCCGCCTCGATGGCAGAAACGTTATTGGTGCCGATACCCATCGAGGTCATCCTGATTCCCTGGATGCTCTGTCACCCTGATCGTAAATGGACCATTGCTGCTGTGGCGCTAGCCGGCAACCTGACGGCTGCAACGCTTGGCTATTACTTTGGCGTCTTCGCGATGGATCACTGGGGCGATGCGCTGATCAGTTTCTTCGGCAGTCAGGAAGCCTATGACCAGTTTCAGTCGCGCTTCAGCGAGGAAGGATTCGTCGCCATCCTGACCATAGGGGTAGTGCCGGTGCCTTTCCAGATCGCCATGCTGGCCGCCGGTGCCAATGGTTATCCGATCGCGCTATTCCTGCTGGCCGCCATGATTGGCCGCGGGGTGCGCTATTTTGGCCTGGCATTGCTGGTGGCGATTGCCGGCGAAGCGGCGATGAAACTCTGGGACCGGTATTCCAAGCCACTTGGTGTGCTGCTGCTGGTATTGGCAGGCGTATGGTTGTGGTATGAAATTACCCAATAG
- a CDS encoding response regulator, with the protein MNVLIVEDEALIAMLLEEMLDTRGYNVAAHASTLAEGETMASSLDVDVAILDVSLAGETVFPVAERLSDRGIPFMFTTGFGAAGMPEAWADRPVFSKPYEIDSLIETIQQLVPNAPAAAAS; encoded by the coding sequence ATGAACGTACTGATTGTTGAAGATGAAGCATTGATCGCAATGCTTCTGGAAGAAATGCTGGACACCCGCGGGTATAACGTCGCGGCGCACGCCTCGACTCTGGCCGAAGGCGAGACAATGGCCTCGTCGCTGGACGTCGACGTGGCCATCCTGGATGTCAGCCTGGCTGGCGAAACGGTATTTCCGGTGGCCGAGCGCCTGTCTGATCGGGGCATCCCGTTCATGTTCACTACCGGATTCGGCGCAGCGGGTATGCCAGAGGCATGGGCCGATCGGCCGGTATTCAGCAAGCCATACGAAATCGATTCGCTTATTGAGACTATCCAACAACTGGTGCCAAATGCACCAGCCGCTGCAGCAAGCTAA